A DNA window from Pseudomonas resinovorans NBRC 106553 contains the following coding sequences:
- a CDS encoding crotonase/enoyl-CoA hydratase family protein, translating into MPDYKAFRVELADKIAHVQINRPEKINAMNADFWREIIEVFREIEDNDAVRVVVLSGAGKHFSSGIDLMMLASVGAKLGPDAGRNARSLRRTILELQASFNAVDNCSKPVIAAIQGYCLGGAIDLVSACDMRYSTVDAQFSIKEIDIGMAADVGTLQRLPRIIGDGMMRELAYTGRTVDGEEAQRLGLVNRTYADQDALLEGVFEIARQIAAKSPIAVQGTKEMIRYMRDHRVDDGLEYIATWNASMLQSADLRVAMTAHMSKQKPEFAD; encoded by the coding sequence GTGCCTGACTACAAAGCCTTCCGCGTAGAGTTGGCAGACAAGATCGCCCATGTGCAGATCAACCGTCCGGAAAAGATCAACGCGATGAACGCGGATTTCTGGCGGGAAATCATCGAGGTCTTCCGCGAAATCGAGGACAACGACGCCGTACGGGTAGTGGTGCTCTCCGGCGCCGGCAAGCATTTCTCCTCCGGTATCGACCTGATGATGCTGGCCTCGGTCGGCGCCAAGCTCGGCCCGGACGCAGGCCGCAACGCGCGCAGCCTGCGGCGCACCATTCTCGAACTCCAGGCGTCCTTCAACGCTGTCGACAATTGCAGCAAGCCGGTGATCGCGGCTATCCAGGGCTACTGCCTGGGTGGGGCCATCGACCTGGTGTCGGCCTGCGACATGCGCTACTCCACGGTCGACGCGCAGTTCTCCATCAAGGAAATCGACATCGGCATGGCTGCCGACGTTGGCACCCTGCAACGTCTGCCGCGCATCATCGGTGACGGCATGATGCGTGAGCTGGCCTACACCGGCCGCACCGTCGATGGCGAAGAGGCCCAGCGCCTCGGGCTGGTCAACCGCACCTACGCCGACCAGGACGCGCTGCTGGAGGGGGTCTTCGAGATCGCCCGGCAGATCGCCGCCAAGTCGCCCATCGCGGTGCAGGGCACCAAGGAAATGATCCGCTACATGCGCGACCACCGGGTCGACGATGGCCTCGAGTACATCGCCACCTGGAACGCGTCCATGCTGCAATCGGCAGACCTGCGGGTGGCCATGACGGCCCACATGAGCAAGCAGAAACCCGAGTTCGCCGACTGA
- a CDS encoding amino acid permease: MGFWTCTALVVGNMIGSGVFLLPSSLAAYGGLSLYGWLISSTGAVILALTFARLARLNPSAGGPYAYTRDGFGAFAGYLCAWTYWKAAWIGNAAISVTLVGYLQVFIPALRDPVLMVGTSIAAIWLCTLINLRGIGAFGLVQNVLTVLKLVPLLLVGVLGWFSFNPEYLRIPAVSELPGGGGYAHAIATTAALTLWSFIGLESATVPADDVDNPKRTIPRATVFGTLVAAGVYILSITAVQGLLPPEVLMRSTAPFADAARMLLGDWGYYLVAGGAVVACLGALNGWVLLQGQIPMATARDGLLPESLAKTNKYGVPAQGLLVSGVLVTALVLVDGQGDLVDVFNVIILLGTMTGVVPYAFCTAALLQQLAVKPGDFSQGERGRLVAIGVLGFVYSIWALYGTGEQAIFWGFLVLMAGIPLYTWRQWRNRVQADAVALRAPV, encoded by the coding sequence ATGGGGTTCTGGACCTGCACCGCGCTGGTGGTGGGCAACATGATCGGCTCGGGGGTGTTCCTGCTGCCGTCCAGCCTCGCGGCCTATGGCGGTCTCAGCCTCTACGGCTGGCTGATCTCCAGCACCGGGGCGGTGATCCTGGCCCTGACCTTCGCCCGCCTGGCGCGGCTCAACCCCTCGGCTGGTGGCCCTTACGCCTATACCCGCGACGGCTTCGGCGCCTTCGCCGGCTACCTCTGCGCCTGGACCTACTGGAAAGCCGCCTGGATCGGCAACGCGGCGATCTCGGTGACCCTGGTGGGCTACCTCCAGGTGTTCATCCCGGCCCTGCGCGACCCGGTGCTCATGGTGGGCACGTCGATCGCCGCGATCTGGTTGTGCACCCTGATCAACCTGCGCGGCATCGGTGCTTTCGGCCTGGTGCAGAACGTCCTCACCGTCCTCAAGCTGGTGCCGTTGCTGCTGGTGGGTGTGCTCGGCTGGTTTTCCTTCAATCCCGAGTACCTGCGGATTCCCGCGGTCAGCGAACTGCCCGGTGGCGGCGGCTACGCCCATGCCATCGCCACCACGGCGGCGCTGACCCTCTGGTCCTTCATCGGCCTGGAGTCGGCCACGGTGCCGGCCGACGACGTCGACAATCCCAAGCGCACCATCCCGCGCGCCACGGTGTTCGGCACTTTGGTTGCCGCCGGGGTGTACATCCTTTCCATCACCGCGGTGCAGGGCCTGCTGCCGCCCGAGGTGCTGATGCGCTCCACCGCACCCTTCGCCGATGCGGCGCGGATGCTGCTGGGCGACTGGGGCTACTACCTGGTGGCCGGTGGCGCGGTGGTGGCCTGCCTCGGCGCGCTCAATGGCTGGGTCCTGCTGCAGGGGCAGATCCCCATGGCCACCGCCCGCGATGGGCTGCTGCCGGAGTCGCTGGCCAAGACCAACAAGTACGGCGTGCCGGCCCAGGGGCTGCTGGTTTCCGGCGTGCTGGTCACCGCGCTGGTGTTGGTGGACGGGCAGGGCGACCTGGTGGACGTGTTCAACGTGATCATCCTGCTGGGCACCATGACCGGCGTGGTGCCCTACGCCTTCTGCACCGCCGCGCTGCTGCAGCAACTGGCGGTCAAGCCCGGCGATTTTTCCCAGGGCGAGCGCGGCCGCCTGGTGGCCATCGGCGTGCTGGGCTTCGTCTATTCCATCTGGGCCCTGTACGGCACGGGCGAACAGGCGATCTTCTGGGGCTTCCTCGTGCTGATGGCTGGCATCCCGCTGTACACCTGGCGCCAGTGGCGCAACCGGGTACAGGCGGACGCCGTCGCCCTCAGAGCACCCGTCTGA
- a CDS encoding Orn/Lys/Arg decarboxylase N-terminal domain-containing protein yields the protein MYKELKFPVLIVHRDIKADTVAGERVRSIARELEQDGFTILPTASSAEGRIVASTHHGLACILVAAEGAGENQRLLQDMVELIRVARVRAPQLPIFALGEQVTIENAPAEAMADLNQLRGLLYLYEDTVPFLARQVARAARGYLEALLPPFFRALVEHTAQSNYSWHTPGHGGGVAYRKSPVGQAFHQFFGENTLRSDLSVSVPELGSLLDHTGPLAEAEARAAQNFGADHTFFVINGTSTANKIVWHSMVGRDDLVLVDRNCHKSIVHSIIMTGAIPLYLTPERNELGIIGPIPLAEFSRESIQAKIDASPLAKGRAAKVKLAVVTNSTYDGLCYNAELIKQALGDSVEVLHFDEAWYAYAAFHEFYAGRYGMCTHREAHSPLVFTTHSTHKLLAAFSQASMIHVQDGGARQLDRHRFNEAFMMHISTSPQYGIIASLDVASAMMEGPAGRSLIQETFDEALRFRRALANLRQNLAADDWWFDIWQSHLAEGADTVATEDWLLRPDADWHGFGDVAEDYVLLDPIKVTLVTPGLTADGKLGERGIPAAVVSKFLWERGVVVEKTGLYSFLVLFSMGITKGKWSTLLTELLEFKRGYDTNLPLAEALPSIARDHGARYAGMGLRDLCDALHGCYRNSATPKALRRMYTQLPELAMKPADAYDKLVRGEVEPVSLDLLQGRIAAVMLVPYPPGIPLIMPGERFTAETRAIIDYLEFARTFDLSFPGFDIDVHGLNCQESPTGRCYTVDCIRE from the coding sequence ATGTACAAAGAGCTCAAGTTCCCCGTCCTCATCGTCCATCGTGACATCAAGGCCGATACCGTCGCCGGCGAGCGGGTCCGCAGCATCGCCCGCGAGCTGGAGCAGGACGGCTTCACCATCCTCCCCACCGCCAGCTCCGCCGAAGGCCGTATCGTCGCCTCCACCCACCATGGCCTCGCCTGCATCCTGGTGGCCGCCGAAGGCGCCGGGGAAAACCAGCGGCTGCTGCAGGACATGGTGGAGCTGATCCGCGTGGCGCGGGTGCGCGCGCCGCAGTTGCCGATCTTCGCCCTGGGGGAACAGGTCACCATCGAGAACGCGCCGGCCGAGGCCATGGCCGACCTCAACCAGTTGCGCGGCCTGCTCTATCTCTACGAAGACACCGTGCCTTTCCTCGCCCGCCAGGTGGCCCGAGCCGCCCGCGGCTACCTGGAAGCCCTGTTGCCGCCATTCTTCCGCGCCCTGGTCGAGCACACCGCGCAGTCCAACTACTCCTGGCACACCCCGGGCCACGGCGGTGGCGTGGCCTACCGCAAGAGTCCGGTGGGGCAGGCCTTCCACCAGTTCTTCGGGGAAAACACCCTGCGCTCGGACCTCTCGGTATCGGTGCCGGAACTGGGCTCGCTGCTGGACCACACCGGGCCCCTGGCCGAAGCCGAGGCGCGTGCGGCGCAGAACTTCGGCGCCGACCACACCTTCTTCGTGATCAATGGCACTTCCACCGCCAACAAGATCGTCTGGCACTCCATGGTCGGCCGCGATGACCTGGTGCTGGTGGACCGCAACTGCCACAAGTCCATCGTCCACTCGATCATCATGACCGGCGCCATCCCCCTGTACCTGACGCCGGAGCGCAACGAACTGGGCATCATCGGACCCATCCCCCTCGCCGAATTCAGCCGTGAGTCGATCCAGGCGAAGATCGACGCCAGCCCCCTGGCCAAGGGGCGAGCCGCCAAGGTCAAGCTGGCGGTGGTGACCAACTCCACCTACGACGGCCTCTGCTACAACGCCGAGCTGATCAAGCAGGCACTGGGCGACTCGGTGGAGGTGCTGCACTTCGACGAGGCCTGGTACGCCTACGCTGCCTTCCACGAGTTCTATGCCGGGCGCTACGGCATGTGCACCCACCGCGAGGCGCACTCGCCGCTGGTCTTCACCACCCATTCCACCCACAAGCTGCTGGCCGCCTTCAGCCAGGCCTCGATGATCCATGTGCAGGACGGCGGCGCGCGCCAGCTCGACCGGCACCGCTTCAACGAAGCCTTCATGATGCACATCTCCACCTCGCCGCAGTACGGCATCATCGCTTCCCTGGACGTGGCCTCGGCCATGATGGAGGGGCCCGCCGGGCGCTCGTTGATCCAGGAGACTTTCGACGAGGCGCTGCGTTTTCGCCGCGCCCTGGCCAACCTGCGGCAGAACCTGGCGGCGGACGACTGGTGGTTCGATATCTGGCAGTCGCACCTGGCGGAAGGCGCCGACACGGTCGCCACCGAGGATTGGCTGTTGCGTCCCGACGCCGACTGGCACGGATTCGGCGATGTGGCCGAGGACTACGTGCTGCTCGATCCGATCAAGGTCACCCTGGTGACGCCGGGCCTGACCGCCGATGGCAAGCTGGGGGAGCGGGGCATTCCCGCGGCGGTGGTCAGCAAGTTCCTCTGGGAGCGTGGGGTGGTGGTGGAGAAGACCGGCCTCTATTCCTTCCTGGTGCTGTTCTCCATGGGTATCACCAAGGGCAAGTGGAGCACCCTGCTCACCGAGTTGCTGGAGTTCAAGCGCGGCTATGACACCAACCTGCCCCTGGCCGAGGCGCTGCCCTCCATCGCCCGGGACCACGGCGCGCGGTACGCCGGCATGGGCCTGCGCGATCTCTGCGACGCCCTGCATGGCTGCTACCGCAACAGCGCCACGCCCAAGGCCCTGCGGCGCATGTACACACAGCTGCCGGAACTGGCGATGAAGCCCGCCGACGCTTACGACAAGCTGGTGCGCGGCGAGGTGGAACCGGTGTCCCTGGACCTGCTGCAAGGGCGGATCGCGGCGGTGATGCTGGTGCCCTATCCACCGGGCATACCGCTGATCATGCCGGGGGAGCGCTTCACCGCCGAGACTCGCGCGATCATCGATTACCTGGAATTCGCCCGCACCTTCGACCTGAGCTTCCCCGGCTTCGATATCGATGTGCATGGCCTCAACTGTCAGGAAAGTCCTACCGGGCGCTGCTATACAGTGGACTGCATCAGGGAATAA
- the dnaQ gene encoding DNA polymerase III subunit epsilon translates to MRYVVLDTETTGMPVTDSHRVIEIGCVEMIGRRLTGRHFHVYLQPDREVDEGAIAVHGITNEFLVGKPRFKEIADEFYEFIKGAELIIHNAAFDIGFINNEFALQGQTERSDVTEYCTVLDTLMMARERHPGQRNSLDALCKRYDVDNSNRELHGALLDAEILADVYLAMTGGQTNLSLAGDGAEGSGGRVQASPIRRLPADRARSRVIRANEGELAAHASRLAAIEKSAGAPALWVQMETPPAS, encoded by the coding sequence ATGCGTTACGTAGTACTCGACACTGAAACCACCGGCATGCCGGTTACCGATTCCCACCGGGTCATCGAGATCGGCTGCGTCGAAATGATCGGCCGGCGCCTGACCGGGCGTCACTTCCACGTCTACCTGCAGCCCGACCGCGAGGTGGATGAAGGTGCCATCGCGGTACACGGCATCACCAACGAATTCCTGGTGGGCAAGCCGCGCTTCAAGGAAATCGCCGACGAATTCTACGAGTTCATCAAGGGCGCCGAGCTGATCATCCACAACGCGGCGTTCGACATCGGCTTCATCAACAACGAGTTCGCCCTGCAGGGCCAGACCGAGCGCAGCGACGTCACCGAATACTGCACGGTGCTCGACACCCTGATGATGGCCCGCGAGCGCCATCCGGGGCAGCGCAACAGCCTGGACGCCCTGTGCAAGCGCTACGACGTCGACAACTCCAACCGCGAACTGCACGGCGCTCTGCTCGACGCCGAGATCCTCGCCGACGTCTACCTGGCGATGACCGGTGGCCAGACCAACCTGTCCCTGGCCGGCGATGGCGCCGAAGGTAGCGGCGGCCGGGTCCAGGCCTCGCCCATCCGGCGCCTGCCGGCGGACCGCGCGCGCAGCCGGGTGATCCGCGCCAACGAAGGCGAGCTGGCGGCCCACGCCTCGCGCCTGGCGGCCATCGAGAAATCCGCAGGCGCCCCGGCCCTCTGGGTGCAGATGGAAACCCCGCCGGCTTCCTGA
- the rnhA gene encoding ribonuclease HI, with protein sequence MSDLVEIYTDGACKGNPGPGGWGALLVYKGAERELWGGERDTTNNRMELMAAIMALVALKRSCEVKIITDSQYVMQGITEWMPNWKKRGWKTAAKQPVKNADLWQLLDEQVNRHQVRWQWVRGHTGHPGNERADQLANRGVSELNAR encoded by the coding sequence GTGAGCGATCTGGTCGAGATCTATACCGACGGCGCCTGCAAGGGCAATCCCGGCCCTGGCGGCTGGGGCGCATTGCTGGTCTACAAGGGCGCGGAGCGCGAACTCTGGGGTGGCGAACGCGACACCACCAACAACCGCATGGAGCTGATGGCCGCCATCATGGCGCTGGTGGCCCTCAAGCGCTCCTGCGAAGTGAAGATCATCACCGACTCCCAGTACGTGATGCAGGGCATCACCGAATGGATGCCCAACTGGAAGAAGCGTGGCTGGAAGACCGCCGCCAAGCAGCCGGTGAAGAATGCCGATCTCTGGCAGTTGCTCGATGAGCAGGTCAATCGCCACCAGGTACGCTGGCAATGGGTGCGCGGCCATACGGGCCACCCCGGCAACGAGCGCGCCGACCAGTTGGCCAATCGGGGTGTCAGCGAACTCAACGCCCGCTAA
- a CDS encoding methyltransferase domain-containing protein: MTEKAFAQADADWLELISKARSWFSGPLGGLMLFEEQRLLEDELARYFGGYLVHYGPRAEVPPGAKQIQRSVHLGAPLPGVEIACEEAAWPLSEHAADVVVLQHGLDFCLSPHSLLREAARSVRPGGHLIIVGVNPWSAWGVRHYFARDALRQARCISPARVSDWLNLLGFALEKRRFGCYRPPLASAAWQSRLARLERWGAAGQGLGAGFYLLVARKLVIGLRPLRQARREPIGKLVPMPVAKVSRCDSKHEV, translated from the coding sequence ATGACCGAGAAAGCTTTCGCCCAAGCCGATGCCGACTGGCTGGAGCTGATCAGCAAGGCGCGTTCCTGGTTTTCCGGGCCGCTCGGCGGGTTGATGCTGTTCGAGGAGCAGCGTCTGCTCGAGGACGAACTGGCGCGCTACTTCGGCGGTTACCTGGTGCATTACGGCCCCCGCGCCGAAGTGCCGCCCGGGGCCAAGCAGATCCAGCGCAGCGTGCACCTCGGCGCACCGCTCCCCGGCGTGGAGATCGCCTGCGAAGAAGCCGCCTGGCCGCTCAGCGAGCACGCTGCCGACGTGGTGGTGCTGCAGCACGGCCTGGATTTCTGCCTCTCGCCCCACAGCCTGCTGCGCGAGGCCGCTCGCAGCGTGCGGCCCGGCGGGCACCTGATCATCGTCGGGGTCAATCCCTGGAGCGCCTGGGGCGTGCGGCACTACTTCGCCCGCGACGCCTTGCGCCAGGCCCGCTGCATCTCGCCGGCGCGGGTCAGCGACTGGCTCAACCTGCTGGGCTTCGCGCTGGAGAAACGCCGCTTCGGGTGCTATCGTCCGCCGCTCGCTTCGGCCGCCTGGCAATCCCGTCTGGCCCGCCTGGAGCGTTGGGGCGCCGCCGGGCAAGGGCTCGGCGCCGGCTTCTATCTATTGGTGGCGCGCAAGCTGGTGATCGGCCTGCGGCCACTGCGTCAGGCCCGGCGCGAGCCCATCGGCAAGCTGGTGCCCATGCCGGTGGCCAAGGTCAGCCGGTGCGATTCCAAACATGAGGTTTAA
- the gloB gene encoding hydroxyacylglutathione hydrolase: MIQIDALPAFSDNYLWLLQDTATRRCAVVDPGDAAPVLAWLEAHPDWTLTDILVTHHHGDHVGGVAQLKAACGARVLGPERENIPARDQALVDGDVVSVLGLEFQVFEVPGHTLGHIAYYHGDAERPLLFCGDTLFAAGCGRLFEGTPEQMHHSLSRLAALPPTTQVYCTHEYTLSNLRFAKAVEPANQATAERFDAVTRLRDQGGISLPSTIALELATNPFLRVTETSVKQMADEWAGRVNPTPAGVFAALRAWKDQF, translated from the coding sequence ATGATCCAGATCGACGCGCTTCCCGCCTTTTCCGACAACTACCTCTGGCTGTTGCAGGACACCGCAACCCGCCGCTGCGCGGTGGTCGACCCCGGTGACGCCGCGCCGGTGCTGGCCTGGCTCGAGGCCCATCCCGACTGGACGCTGACCGACATCCTGGTCACCCACCACCATGGCGACCATGTCGGCGGTGTCGCCCAGCTGAAGGCGGCCTGCGGCGCCCGGGTGCTTGGTCCGGAACGGGAAAACATCCCCGCCCGTGACCAGGCCCTGGTGGACGGCGACGTGGTGAGCGTACTGGGACTGGAGTTCCAGGTATTCGAGGTCCCCGGCCATACCCTGGGCCATATCGCCTACTACCACGGGGATGCCGAGCGTCCGCTGCTGTTCTGTGGCGACACCCTGTTCGCCGCCGGCTGCGGCCGCCTGTTCGAGGGCACCCCGGAACAGATGCATCACTCCCTGAGCCGCCTGGCCGCCCTGCCGCCGACCACGCAGGTGTACTGCACCCACGAGTACACGCTGAGCAACCTGCGCTTCGCCAAGGCCGTGGAACCGGCCAACCAGGCGACCGCCGAGCGCTTCGACGCCGTCACCCGCTTGCGTGACCAGGGTGGCATCAGCCTGCCATCGACCATCGCCCTGGAACTGGCCACCAACCCCTTCCTGCGGGTAACCGAAACATCCGTTAAACAAATGGCCGACGAGTGGGCTGGTCGCGTTAACCCTACGCCAGCTGGGGTCTTCGCCGCCCTCCGGGCCTGGAAAGACCAGTTCTGA
- a CDS encoding LysM peptidoglycan-binding domain-containing protein, with translation MLSSPIKTFDLDTLARVARALVVVCAATLVGCSGSGRMNNDQGQDTDRALGMNKQTQWLEEAETEREPLDIWERMRNGFKLQDEIGVNPRIERQRLWYVSKPSVLESASERGSLYIHYVVERLEERNMPLELALLPVVESAYNPFAYSRSHAVGIWQFIPATGRHYNLRQTNWYDGRRDITASTNAALNYLERLHEMFNGDWLLALAAYNAGEGTVSRAIERNQKLGLPTDYWNLPLPQETQNYVPKLLALSQLVMAPEAYGVNLSPIANEPYFEVVEVKQQRLDLSQVAELADMDADEMYQLNPAFKKRITMDGPQHLLVPTDKAEQLTASLALMKPQELVDWQQYRVRNGDSLHGIANRYHVTVKTLKDINGLSGNHLRVGQSLSIPVEPGMKPEQPLFQNVASAKAPATTRNHKVKRGDNLSTIARQYKVSVQDIKRWNGLKSNHLKAGQVLKLQGGAIQVASAGTTAKSKSTAKGKGREAVTYYKVKSGDSLYLIAKRFNVEMKHLQRWNPSSGRGLKPGQTLTVHLP, from the coding sequence ATGTTGTCTTCGCCGATCAAAACCTTCGACCTGGATACATTGGCACGAGTCGCGCGAGCGCTTGTGGTGGTGTGTGCGGCCACTCTCGTCGGCTGCTCTGGCTCCGGTCGGATGAACAATGATCAGGGCCAGGATACCGACCGCGCCCTGGGCATGAACAAGCAGACCCAGTGGCTGGAGGAAGCCGAAACCGAACGCGAACCCCTGGATATCTGGGAGCGCATGCGCAACGGCTTCAAGCTGCAGGACGAGATCGGCGTCAACCCGCGCATCGAGCGCCAGCGCCTCTGGTACGTCAGCAAGCCCTCCGTCCTGGAAAGCGCCAGCGAGCGCGGCAGCCTCTACATCCACTACGTGGTGGAGCGCCTGGAAGAACGCAACATGCCGCTGGAGCTTGCCCTGCTGCCGGTGGTGGAAAGCGCCTACAACCCCTTCGCCTATTCCCGCAGCCATGCCGTGGGCATCTGGCAGTTCATCCCCGCCACCGGTCGCCACTACAACCTGCGCCAGACCAACTGGTACGACGGCCGCCGCGACATCACCGCCTCCACCAACGCCGCCCTGAACTACCTGGAACGCCTCCACGAGATGTTCAACGGCGACTGGCTGCTGGCCCTGGCCGCTTACAACGCCGGCGAAGGCACCGTGAGCCGCGCCATCGAGCGCAACCAGAAGCTCGGCCTGCCCACCGACTACTGGAACCTGCCCCTGCCCCAGGAAACCCAGAACTACGTCCCCAAGCTGCTGGCCCTGTCGCAGCTGGTGATGGCGCCGGAAGCCTATGGGGTGAACCTCAGCCCCATCGCCAACGAACCCTACTTCGAGGTGGTGGAGGTCAAGCAGCAGCGTCTCGACCTGTCCCAGGTCGCCGAACTGGCCGACATGGACGCCGACGAGATGTACCAGCTCAATCCGGCCTTCAAGAAACGCATCACCATGGACGGCCCGCAGCACCTGCTGGTGCCCACCGACAAGGCCGAACAACTGACCGCAAGCCTGGCGCTGATGAAGCCGCAGGAGCTGGTGGACTGGCAGCAATACCGGGTGCGCAACGGCGACAGCCTGCACGGCATAGCCAATCGCTACCACGTGACGGTCAAGACGTTGAAGGACATCAACGGGCTGTCCGGCAATCACCTGCGCGTGGGCCAGAGCCTCAGCATTCCGGTGGAGCCGGGCATGAAGCCCGAGCAGCCGCTGTTCCAGAATGTGGCAAGCGCCAAGGCGCCGGCCACCACGCGCAACCACAAGGTGAAGCGCGGCGACAACCTGTCGACCATCGCCCGCCAGTACAAGGTCAGCGTGCAGGACATCAAGCGCTGGAACGGCCTCAAGAGCAACCACCTCAAGGCCGGCCAGGTACTGAAACTGCAAGGTGGCGCCATCCAGGTGGCCAGCGCCGGCACTACCGCCAAAAGCAAGTCCACGGCTAAGGGCAAGGGCCGCGAAGCGGTGACCTACTACAAGGTCAAGAGCGGCGACTCCCTCTACCTCATCGCCAAGCGCTTCAACGTCGAGATGAAGCACCTGCAGCGCTGGAACCCCAGCAGCGGCCGCGGCCTGAAACCGGGCCAGACCCTGACGGTCCATCTGCCCTGA
- a CDS encoding HDOD domain-containing protein: MGERSHGLQSWIDRLSEAELPALAAVVQDLQQMARQDDSSVQQLADVLLRDATLTSKVLKVANSVYYNPSQEPIRTISRAIVLIGFENVRLIGLSVSLIDSLLGNAQREQLPELLARSFHAAVQARNVAGYLLARSQEEVFIAALLHNLGELAFWGCGGDQADELASVLAQPGVDAERAVRDVLGTSFRQLTLGLVRNWNLGELASLAHAGPAQGDPAVKAVSLGVRISEAALKGWDSADMNLLVGQLANLIGLSTEEALQQVLASADEAVKVAATFGASKLCHLIPQTDPEQIRLQREQRQARLLQPDPKVTQQALQELRMLESRKADINLVLDALLRGLHQGVGLERVMVAVLSDQRSRFSVRRAVGEGTERWLNEFTLPASQPEQPNLFSYVLRTRETMWMGVPASYSLNDLVTRPMREWLGQGMFFIAPLLVGKREIGVIYADCRLSGRALRHEQFVAFQYFAQAASRCLEAMAQKS; the protein is encoded by the coding sequence GTGGGTGAACGCAGCCATGGTTTGCAGTCATGGATCGACCGTCTCAGCGAGGCCGAATTACCTGCCCTGGCCGCAGTGGTGCAGGACCTGCAGCAGATGGCGCGCCAGGACGATTCCTCTGTGCAGCAACTGGCGGACGTGCTGCTGCGCGACGCCACCCTGACCTCCAAGGTGCTGAAGGTCGCCAACAGCGTTTACTACAACCCGTCCCAGGAACCGATCCGGACCATCTCCCGCGCCATCGTGCTGATCGGCTTCGAGAACGTGCGCCTGATAGGGCTGTCGGTCAGCCTGATCGACAGCCTGCTGGGCAACGCCCAGCGCGAGCAGTTGCCCGAACTCCTGGCTCGCTCCTTCCACGCCGCGGTGCAGGCGCGCAATGTTGCCGGCTACCTGCTGGCCCGCAGCCAGGAGGAAGTGTTCATCGCCGCGCTGTTGCACAACCTGGGCGAACTGGCCTTCTGGGGCTGCGGTGGCGACCAGGCCGACGAGTTGGCGAGCGTCCTGGCGCAACCCGGAGTGGACGCGGAGCGGGCGGTGCGCGATGTCCTGGGCACCAGTTTCCGCCAGCTGACCCTGGGCCTGGTGCGCAACTGGAACCTGGGCGAACTGGCGAGCCTGGCCCACGCGGGTCCGGCCCAGGGCGACCCGGCGGTGAAGGCGGTGAGCCTCGGCGTGCGCATCAGCGAGGCCGCCCTGAAGGGCTGGGACTCCGCCGACATGAACCTGCTGGTGGGCCAGTTGGCCAACCTGATCGGCCTCAGCACGGAAGAAGCGTTGCAGCAGGTGCTGGCCAGCGCCGACGAGGCGGTGAAGGTGGCGGCGACCTTCGGTGCCAGCAAGCTCTGCCACCTGATTCCGCAAACCGACCCGGAGCAGATCCGCCTGCAGCGTGAACAGCGCCAGGCACGCCTGCTGCAGCCGGACCCGAAGGTGACCCAGCAGGCATTGCAGGAACTGCGCATGCTGGAATCGCGCAAGGCCGACATCAATCTGGTGCTGGACGCCTTGCTGCGGGGGTTGCACCAGGGCGTGGGGCTGGAGCGGGTGATGGTCGCGGTGCTCAGCGACCAACGCAGTCGTTTCAGCGTGCGCCGGGCCGTGGGGGAGGGCACGGAGCGCTGGCTGAACGAGTTCACCCTGCCTGCCAGCCAGCCGGAACAGCCCAACCTCTTCAGCTATGTACTGCGCACCCGCGAAACCATGTGGATGGGTGTGCCCGCCAGCTACAGCCTGAACGACCTGGTTACGCGGCCGATGCGCGAGTGGCTGGGGCAGGGGATGTTCTTCATTGCGCCGTTACTGGTGGGCAAGCGGGAGATCGGGGTGATCTATGCCGATTGCCGGCTTTCAGGCAGGGCGCTCAGGCATGAGCAGTTCGTCGCCTTCCAGTATTTCGCTCAGGCCGCCAGTCGTTGCCTGGAGGCGATGGCACAGAAGTCCTAA